The following proteins are co-located in the Planococcus plakortidis genome:
- a CDS encoding SDR family oxidoreductase yields MKILVTGATGKLGSKVVASLLKQVPASDLAVSVRNPEKAEELRAQGVDVRHGDFDAPKTLDQAFQGIDRLLIISTDGDNETRIRQHENAVLAAERAGVQFIAYTSLANATESQNLMAPPHVATEAAIIKTGIPYAFLRNNWYLENELGSIQAAEAGAPWVTSAGEGKVGWALQQDYADAAAAVLTGNGHENKTYELSGPLLTQEQLASALGDVLNKQIPVQHVSDEEYAEVMKGAGVPDFAIPIVVGIQESIRNGSLEVANSDFEQVLGRSLTPINDALAQLVSK; encoded by the coding sequence ATGAAAATTTTGGTGACAGGGGCTACAGGAAAACTGGGCTCAAAAGTAGTGGCATCTTTATTGAAACAAGTACCTGCTAGCGATCTTGCCGTAAGTGTCCGCAATCCCGAAAAGGCTGAAGAGCTGCGCGCTCAAGGCGTAGACGTTCGCCACGGCGATTTCGATGCTCCTAAAACATTGGATCAAGCTTTTCAAGGAATCGACCGCTTGTTGATCATTTCAACCGACGGCGATAACGAAACGAGAATCCGCCAGCACGAAAATGCGGTTCTCGCCGCTGAGCGCGCAGGTGTTCAATTTATCGCCTATACGAGTCTCGCCAATGCGACAGAAAGCCAAAACCTGATGGCACCGCCGCATGTGGCGACAGAAGCGGCCATCATCAAAACGGGCATCCCCTATGCCTTCCTTCGCAATAATTGGTATTTGGAAAACGAACTAGGCAGCATTCAAGCTGCAGAAGCAGGCGCGCCTTGGGTCACTTCGGCTGGAGAAGGAAAAGTCGGCTGGGCTTTGCAGCAGGATTATGCAGACGCAGCGGCCGCCGTATTGACTGGCAACGGCCATGAAAACAAGACCTACGAACTCTCAGGTCCTTTGCTAACACAGGAACAATTGGCTTCAGCACTTGGCGATGTACTGAATAAACAAATTCCTGTCCAGCACGTGAGCGACGAAGAATACGCAGAAGTCATGAAAGGTGCCGGCGTGCCGGACTTTGCCATCCCGATTGTCGTCGGCATCCAGGAAAGCATCCGCAACGGTTCGCTTGAAGTTGCGAACAGCGATTTTGAACAAGTTCTCGGCCGCTCACTGACACCGATCAACGATGCCCTCGCACAGCTGGTTTCAAAATAA
- a CDS encoding ASCH domain-containing protein — protein sequence MEHKMKLYEEPFREIQSGKKTVEIRLYDLKRRKLKEEDTIEFTKLPVEDEKLTVKIKKLCTYPTFREMFEDIPAEKFGIVDNNIEKRVKSIHTLYSPPREQEWGSLAIEIELLFS from the coding sequence ATGGAGCACAAAATGAAACTTTACGAAGAACCTTTCCGGGAAATCCAGTCTGGAAAGAAAACGGTCGAAATCAGGCTATACGATTTAAAAAGACGGAAATTGAAAGAGGAAGACACGATAGAATTCACGAAACTGCCTGTTGAAGACGAAAAACTAACGGTTAAAATCAAAAAGTTATGCACATATCCGACGTTTCGGGAAATGTTTGAAGACATTCCCGCTGAGAAATTCGGAATTGTGGATAACAATATTGAAAAACGCGTAAAATCCATCCACACTCTCTATTCGCCACCTCGTGAACAGGAATGGGGCAGCTTGGCGATCGAAATCGAACTGCTTTTCTCTTAA